A single genomic interval of Lusitaniella coriacea LEGE 07157 harbors:
- a CDS encoding alpha/beta fold hydrolase produces MTTATNQTQLNSSIGGTRNVYNWNFLDKQYQIVYETIGTGSPILLLPAFSTVSSRTEMKGIANILATQYEVTVLDWLGFGESQCPPVDYNPALFQPLLGDFVKSIFNSSIILIAAGHASGYALKFAQDNPDIISQLILIAPTWQGPLRVMGLPDGVRNGVKNLVRSPVVGQGLYYLNTTPSFLRFMYKRHVYVDETKLTPEFIARKHQITSKPGARYAPAAFVTGAIDPVNNREEFLQLLESVLMPVAIVLAENAPPKSKAEMSAMAELDTVQTVRLRGTLGIYEEYPEAVTEAIQNFLTT; encoded by the coding sequence ATGACTACAGCAACCAATCAAACTCAACTCAACTCTAGTATTGGCGGGACAAGGAATGTTTACAACTGGAATTTTTTAGACAAACAATATCAAATAGTCTATGAAACCATAGGCACGGGAAGCCCCATACTGTTACTTCCTGCTTTTAGTACGGTTTCCAGTCGTACCGAGATGAAAGGTATTGCTAATATACTGGCTACACAATATGAAGTGACGGTTTTAGATTGGCTGGGGTTTGGCGAGTCTCAATGTCCCCCTGTGGATTATAATCCTGCATTATTTCAGCCTTTGTTGGGAGATTTCGTTAAATCTATTTTTAATAGTTCAATTATCCTCATCGCTGCGGGTCATGCTTCGGGATACGCTTTGAAATTTGCCCAAGATAACCCAGATATAATTTCTCAACTAATTTTAATTGCTCCCACTTGGCAAGGGCCTTTGAGAGTTATGGGTTTACCTGATGGAGTAAGAAATGGGGTAAAAAATCTAGTGCGATCGCCCGTCGTCGGACAAGGGTTATACTATCTCAACACGACACCTTCCTTTCTCCGCTTTATGTACAAACGCCACGTTTATGTGGATGAAACTAAACTAACTCCCGAATTTATCGCCCGAAAACACCAAATCACCTCAAAACCTGGTGCGAGATATGCCCCTGCTGCTTTTGTTACTGGCGCGATCGATCCTGTAAATAATAGAGAGGAGTTTTTGCAGCTTCTAGAATCTGTATTAATGCCTGTAGCGATCGTTCTGGCAGAAAATGCACCCCCGAAATCAAAAGCGGAAATGTCCGCGATGGCAGAGTTAGACACAGTGCAAACAGTCAGATTAAGAGGTACCTTGGGGATTTATGAAGAGTACCCCGAAGCAGTGACAGAAGCGATTCAGAATTTTCTTACTACTTAA
- a CDS encoding CobW family GTP-binding protein gives MTNTATLSNPTTLNIPKRGMPVTIITGFLGSGKTTLLNHILSNCQDLKIAILVNEFGDINIDSQLLVSMDEDMMELSNGCICCTINDGLVDAVYRVLERDDRVDYMVIETTGVADPLPIILTFLGTELRDMTCLDSVIAVVDSETFTPDHFDSEVALKQIIYSDITILNKTDLTSSEKVTKLERYISVIKAGARVLHSQHGKVPLSLILDIASNKPEAYADLVREEIEQSNSEHDHHHEHHHHEHHHHEHHHHHSDHLDNDGFLSISFESDRPFDVEKFEIFLRENLSQDVFRAKGILWFDDSELRHVFQLSGPRFDIQAEEWQTSPKNQLVFIGRNLKAEELQQQLTNCHADF, from the coding sequence ATGACCAACACAGCAACCCTTTCCAACCCAACGACTCTAAACATTCCTAAACGAGGAATGCCTGTCACTATCATTACAGGGTTTCTCGGCAGTGGTAAAACTACTTTGCTGAATCATATTCTGAGCAATTGCCAGGATTTAAAGATCGCGATTTTAGTAAATGAATTTGGCGACATTAACATCGATAGTCAGCTTCTAGTATCGATGGATGAAGACATGATGGAACTGAGTAATGGCTGTATCTGCTGCACTATCAATGATGGGTTAGTGGACGCAGTTTACCGAGTGCTAGAGCGTGACGATCGCGTGGATTACATGGTAATTGAAACTACAGGTGTTGCTGACCCACTGCCAATTATTCTGACCTTTTTGGGGACGGAATTGCGCGACATGACTTGCTTAGACTCAGTTATTGCAGTTGTCGATTCAGAAACTTTTACCCCCGACCATTTCGACAGCGAAGTCGCCCTAAAGCAAATCATCTATTCCGATATTACTATTTTGAACAAAACCGATCTGACCTCTTCTGAAAAAGTCACGAAACTGGAGCGCTACATCAGTGTAATAAAAGCTGGAGCTAGAGTTCTTCATAGTCAGCACGGAAAAGTTCCTTTGTCGCTAATTTTAGATATAGCTTCTAACAAACCAGAAGCCTATGCCGATCTCGTTCGAGAAGAAATAGAACAGTCTAATTCCGAGCATGACCATCATCACGAACACCATCACCACGAACACCATCATCACGAACACCACCATCACCATTCCGATCATCTAGATAATGATGGATTTCTGTCAATTTCTTTTGAGAGCGATCGTCCCTTTGATGTCGAGAAATTTGAAATATTCTTGCGAGAAAATTTATCCCAAGATGTCTTTCGAGCGAAAGGAATTCTCTGGTTCGACGACAGCGAATTGCGTCATGTTTTTCAATTGAGCGGTCCCCGTTTTGACATCCAAGCAGAAGAATGGCAAACCTCACCCAAAAACCAGCTTGTTTTCATCGGACGCAATTTAAAAGCAGAGGAACTTCAGCAGCAGCTTACTAACTGCCATGCTGATTTCTGA
- a CDS encoding cation transporter: MGDRCCQAKAHELAKLKKQQAKMLWSVLSINIVMFAIEFGAGIRADSLSLTGDSLDMLGDALVYASSLYVINKSVKAQAGAAFLKGLMMFLLAIAVFARATYQLFMGASPEASTMGIVGVVALLANLLCLLLLTRHRNDNLNMSSVWLCSRNDIIANTSVLVAAALVSLTHSLLPDLAVGLLLTFIFARSAGKVLSQSWREMQQV; the protein is encoded by the coding sequence ATGGGCGATCGCTGCTGTCAAGCAAAGGCTCACGAGTTAGCGAAGCTGAAAAAACAGCAAGCTAAGATGCTTTGGTCAGTTCTGTCGATCAATATAGTGATGTTTGCGATCGAGTTTGGGGCTGGTATTCGAGCAGATTCTCTATCTTTAACTGGGGATTCCCTGGATATGCTGGGCGATGCGCTGGTTTATGCCAGCAGTTTGTATGTAATTAATAAGAGCGTTAAAGCGCAGGCTGGGGCAGCCTTCCTGAAAGGACTGATGATGTTTTTATTGGCGATCGCGGTTTTTGCGAGAGCCACTTATCAACTATTCATGGGCGCAAGTCCAGAAGCATCGACGATGGGAATCGTTGGAGTTGTAGCGTTACTAGCTAATTTGCTGTGTTTGTTGTTGTTGACTCGTCATCGAAACGACAATCTCAACATGTCTTCTGTTTGGTTATGTTCCCGCAATGACATCATTGCCAATACATCAGTTCTAGTAGCGGCAGCGTTAGTTTCTCTGACTCATTCGCTTCTGCCAGATTTAGCGGTGGGTTTGTTGTTAACGTTTATTTTTGCCAGGTCAGCAGGGAAAGTGCTTTCACAATCGTGGAGGGAGATGCAGCAGGTATGA
- a CDS encoding FAD/NAD(P)-binding protein: MWDKTLPNRIQVAIIGAGPQALTLVTHLLQKRAKLRQKLMIFDPSGNWLSQWQHQFAAQDILHLRSPAVHHPDPDPFALRRFAENRSHELFPPYDLPGTQLFKEFCQDVIQRWQLQHQVYPAKVVQILPTQQLGRPHFQLILEDGRLIIARKVVLATGGGMKQCPAWVSQISSPYPPESLCHAQQVDLRTLNLAGKHILIIGGGLSSGHLAMGAIKRGAKVTLMTRRRLQEKLFDAEPGWLGPKYLKGFAAELNWHHRWQMIQQARNGGSMTPAMMLKLRRASRQGQLILQENCQVIAANWQSQWQVECDRGQSHDFDRIWLATGTKFDVTQHPLLQKILETYPPEIVKGLSILDKHLRIPGSECFIMGGFAALHIGPVARNLYGGKIACSRIVPAIVKPSLALSQPYPISTPTSLQ, translated from the coding sequence ATGTGGGACAAGACTTTACCGAATCGCATTCAAGTCGCGATTATAGGTGCAGGGCCACAAGCCCTGACATTAGTGACTCATCTGTTACAGAAACGGGCTAAACTGCGACAGAAATTGATGATATTCGACCCCAGTGGCAATTGGTTGAGTCAATGGCAACATCAATTTGCTGCCCAGGACATTCTTCACTTACGGTCTCCCGCTGTTCATCACCCTGACCCTGACCCTTTTGCCCTCCGAAGATTCGCTGAGAATCGTTCTCACGAATTATTTCCCCCTTACGATTTACCTGGAACTCAGTTATTTAAAGAATTTTGTCAAGATGTGATTCAACGCTGGCAATTACAGCATCAGGTTTATCCAGCGAAAGTGGTGCAAATTTTACCGACTCAGCAGTTGGGACGACCTCACTTTCAGTTGATTTTAGAAGATGGACGTTTGATTATCGCCCGCAAAGTCGTTTTAGCAACAGGTGGGGGAATGAAACAGTGTCCCGCTTGGGTGAGTCAAATTTCATCCCCTTATCCTCCTGAGTCCCTCTGTCATGCCCAACAGGTAGATTTACGAACCCTTAATCTAGCAGGAAAACATATCTTAATTATTGGTGGCGGCTTAAGCAGTGGTCATTTGGCAATGGGTGCAATTAAACGGGGAGCAAAGGTGACATTAATGACTCGGCGGAGATTACAAGAGAAGTTATTTGATGCTGAACCTGGTTGGTTAGGGCCAAAATACCTGAAAGGATTTGCAGCCGAGTTAAATTGGCATCATCGCTGGCAAATGATTCAACAGGCACGCAATGGAGGATCGATGACTCCGGCAATGATGTTAAAATTGAGACGAGCTAGCCGTCAAGGACAGTTAATTCTGCAAGAAAATTGTCAGGTAATTGCAGCTAATTGGCAGTCACAATGGCAAGTTGAATGCGATCGTGGACAGTCCCATGATTTTGATCGCATTTGGTTGGCGACAGGAACGAAGTTTGATGTCACTCAACATCCTTTACTACAAAAAATTTTGGAGACTTACCCCCCAGAAATCGTCAAGGGTTTATCGATACTAGATAAACATTTAAGAATCCCAGGTAGTGAATGTTTTATTATGGGTGGATTCGCTGCATTGCACATTGGGCCAGTTGCCCGGAATCTATATGGGGGAAAAATAGCCTGTTCTCGCATCGTTCCAGCAATTGTTAAACCCAGTTTAGCGTTAAGTCAGCCTTACCCGATTTCAACCCCCACTAGCCTTCAGTAA